The Drechmeria coniospora strain ARSEF 6962 chromosome 02, whole genome shotgun sequence genome has a segment encoding these proteins:
- a CDS encoding sulfatase: protein MVSVPVECDGSRLKTLRLALSSRLLRSIIHFLPLYSLLLLSLTPPSASSSSTPPPQLFLLLNAYSFSTPPPPQLLHFLNPPPPLLPDSLRALAVLAVLAVLAVLAVLAVLAVLAVLAVPAVPAVLAVLAATRPAPTAIASRRFCGEFDASASRGLLVRRIVAAVASRFSNRRFVFSLAAVAVIGAKIVHIYAHLSSLSTVHLLQWGYSFFAQDTALLVILRLLLDASLLASAPVLLQLLATTLAAVVIAYVAALGAIQVAFFAVAGNEIHWRNITVAGDASSRALLLSGSLTLALVLCLFVAVAWAAQDLTFALVGYAAHVVAWPFVNANRILWPRAGRYSEIPQHDVEDGGKPSSSQPAGWSAATLSRCPWRSLFRLFAHLLAAVAMLAHVVLFALRPHESSMTFMSWTPALLPFVDFKNSSPNLDKLVPTYGSGIDRAWDDRTALADPVRLPWLPPGPALAGFEDWYAGRKHYSAAADPLKASNLDDDLLEPLRGKLREAPIRHVMIVMLESTRKDLFPIKKDGLIWNRFASSFENKTLPEAAQRRLQTLTPTANYLTGDYADGFAHAEPRRRGGLNCNDAYTTATYTLKSIAGLLCGLSPLVADFNRESNHHFYQPCLPQLLDAFNAVDHDGDPDAFTSYKWRSSFLQSVVLKYDGLDRLVSDIGFADENVIGREYLKSSSAKFGTVHEPDINYFGMSEVVLDKYIRDAFASARKNDERVFMTHVTSTSHHPYAMPADEEYVPLSNGLDDLSHYVNAIGYDDRWLDRVLSILDAEGVANETLVVLVGDHGLSIPENDVLASYYNPNVGSNHVPLVLSHPKLPLVDVDGAVSSLQVLPTILDLLRETGSLPKAAAEAARDLAANYEGQSLLRPMRSNNQTTRTGSGRPAPHGDWQFTVINPGSAMLGVRDARPENGKWRLVVPVVDNVEWRFSNLDSDPTEKYSVRVFEFSTFLRLVEERYGVEAARWAEEGAFVARWWVEENSRRWRYGPNSV, encoded by the exons ATGGTGTCGGTGCCTGTCGAGTGCGACGGCAGTCGGCTGAAGACCCTTCGTTTGGCTCTTTCCTCTCGTCTCCTTCGTTCC ATTATTCACTTCCTTCCTCTATactctctcctcctcctctccctcacTCCCCCTtctgcctcctcctcctcaactcctcctcctcaactcttcctcctcctcaacgCCTACTCCTTCTcaactcctcctcctcctcaacTCCTCCATTTCCTTAACCCCCCTCCTCCACTCCTCCCCGACTCCCTCCGAgctctcgccgtcctcgccgtcctcgccgtcctcgccgtcctcgccgtcctcgccgtcctcgccgtcctcgccgtcctcgccgtccccgccgtccccgccgtcctcgccgttcTCGCCGCCACTCGTCCCGCCCCCACCGCCATTGCCTCACGACGGTTCTGCGGCGAG TTTGATGCTAGCGCCTCCcgcggcctcctcgtccgccgcatcgtcgccgccgtcgcctctcgATTCTCCAACAGACGATTCGTCTTTTCtttggccgccgtcgccgtcatcggcgccAAGATCGTCCACATCTACGCTCACCTCTCCTCCCTGTCGACCGTTCACCTGCTGCAATGGGGTTACAGCTTCTTCGCCCAGGACACGGCCCTGCTCGTCATCCTACGCCTGCTGCTTGACGCCtctctcctcgcctcggcgccCGTCCTGCTGCAGCTCCTCGCCACGAccctggccgccgtcgtcatcgcctaCGTCGCCGCTCTCGGCGCCATCCAGGTggccttcttcgccgtcgccggcaacgaGATCCACTGGCGCAAcatcaccgtcgccggcgatgccTCGTCGCGCGCCCTGCTGCTAAGCGGCAGCCTGACCCTCGCCCTGGTGCTCTgcctcttcgtcgccgtcgcttgGGCCGCGCAGGACCTGACCTTTGCCCTCGTCGGTTACGCTGCCcacgtcgtcgcctggcCTTTCGTCAACGCCAACCGAATCCTGTGGCCCCGTGCCGGTCGATACTCCGAGATTCCGCagcacgacgtcgaggatggcggtaagccgtcgtcgtcgcagccgGCCGGCTGGTCTGCCGCCACCCTGTCCCGCTGCCCCTGGAGATCCCTCTTCCGGCTGTTTGCGCACCTGCTGGCCGCTGTCGCCATGCTCGCTCAtgtcgtcctcttcgccctcCGCCCCCATGAGAGCTCCATGACCTTCATGTCGTGGACGCCGGCGCTCCTTCCCTTTGTCGACTTCAAAAATTCGTCGCCGAACCTCGACAAGCTCGTCCCAACCTACGGCTCCGGCATCGACCGCGCCTGGGACGACCGCACGGCCCTTGCCGATCCCGTCCGCCTGCCCTGGCTGCCGCCCGGCCCCGCtctcgccggcttcgaggaCTGGTACGCCGGCAGGAAGCACtacagcgccgccgccgaccctcTCAAGGCGTcgaacctcgacgacgatctgCTGGAGCCCCTGCGCGGCAAGCTCCGCGAAGCGCCCATCCGACACGTCATGATCGTCATGCTCGAGAGCACCCGCAAGGACCTCTTCCCCATCAAGAAGGACGGGCTCATATGGAACCGCTTCGCGTCCTCGTTCGAGAACAAGACGCTGCCGGAGGCGGCCCAGCGAAGGCTGCAGACGCTGACGCCCACCGCCAACTACCTCACCGGCGACTACGCCGACGGCTTCGCCCACGCCGAGCCgaggcgccgaggcggcttGAACTGCAACGACGCCTACACGACGGCGACCTACACCCTCAAGAGCATCGCCGGCCTGCTCTGCGGCCTCtcgcccctcgtcgccgacttcAATCGCGAATCCAACCACCACTTCTACCAGCCGTGCCTGCCTCAGCTTCTCGACGCCttcaacgccgtcgaccacgacggcgacccgGACGCCTTCACCTCGTACAAGTGGCGCTCGTCCTTTCTCCAGTCCGTCGTCCTCAAGTACGACGGTCTCGACCGACTCGTCTCCGACATTGGCTTTGCCGACGAAAACGTCATCGGCAGGGAGTATCTCAAGAGCAGCTCGGCCAAGTTCGGCACCGTGCACGAGCCGGACATCAACTACTTTGGCATGTCCGaagtcgtcctcgacaagtACATCCGGGACGCGTTCGCGTCGGCCCGGAAGAACGACGAGCGCGTCTTCATGACGCACgtgacgagcacgagccACCACCCGTACgcgatgccggccgacgaggagtaCGTGCCGCTCTCGAacgggctcgacgacctgTCGCACTACGTCAACGCCATAGGCTACGACGATCGCTGGCTCGACCGAGTCCTGTCCATTCTGGACGCCGAAGGCGTCGCCAACGAGAcgctcgtcgtgctcgtTGGAGACCACGGCCTGTCGATCCCGGAGAATGACGTGCTCGCGTCGTACTACAACCCCAACGTCGGCAGCAACCACGTTCCGCTGGTGCTGTCGCACCCCAAGCtgccgctcgtcgacgtcgacggggcCGTCTCCTCGTTGCAGGTGCTGCCAACGATCCTCGACCTGCTGCGGGAGACGGGCTCGCTGcccaaggcggccgccgaggctgcccgcgacctcgccgccaactACGAAGGCCAGTCTCTCCTGCGGCCGATGCGCAGCAACAACCAGACCACCCGGACGGGGTCGGGACGACCCGCACCGCACGGCGACTGGCAGTTTACTGTCATCAACCCAGGATCGGCCATGCTCGGCGTCCGCGACGCGCGCCCCGAGAACGGGAAATGGCGTCtcgtcgtgcccgtcgtcgacaacgtCGAGTGGCGCTTCTCGAACCTCGACTCGGACCCGACCGAGAAATATTCCGTTCGAGTCTTTGAATTTTCCACCTTTctgcgcctcgtcgaggagcgatacggcgtcgaggcggccagATGGGCCGAAGAGGGCGCCTTCGTTGCGCGCTGGTGGGTCGAGGAGAATagccggcggtggcggtaCGGACCAAACAGTGTTTAA
- a CDS encoding indoleamine 2,3-dioxygenase pyrrole 2,3-dioxygenase, protein MSPHALVTADSTERTVDLSKFAVTKNAFLPDRSPSTILSDPYYEPWERVGQNLSSLIRHGTIRESIAQLPVLSTDRLQTEAEWRRAYTMLAFMTHAYVWGGDKPEEVLPPSITIPFLRIADHLELPPVLTYAAANLWNFSCSGHDFSNLEHLTTLFSFTGTESEAWFLLISVAMEAKAAGILQTMMAALESVKERDYDAVTFALRELRACIDGVSALLERMYEKCDPMVFYHQIRPFLAGSKNMEAAGLPRGVFYDEGDGKGEWRQLRGGSNGQSSLIQFFDVILGVEHHAHGGGNRNPNGHTNGHANGHANGHANGHTHGHTHGHTHGHTHGHTHDHTNANGNSAAAPKSFLTEVRDYMPGPHRRFLVHAARMGSIRELALVPPTTDEQRRLRDAYSAATDALSCFRDKHIQIVTRYIILPSKQAWNGPGRQNLASASSSKQAAGELTGTGGTMLVPFLKKTRDETSQAGRLMR, encoded by the exons ATGTCGCCGcacgccctcgtcaccgccgacAGCACCGAGAGGACCGTCGACCTCTCCAAGTTCGCCGTCACCAAAAACGCCTTTCTCCCGGACCGCAGCCCGTCGACGATCCTCTCAGATCCCTACTACGAACCCTGGGAACGTGTCGGCCAGAACTTGTCCTCCCTCATCCGCCATGGCACCATACGGGAATCCATCGCCCAGCTCCCCGTCCTCTCCACAGATCGTCTCCAGACCGAGGCCGAATGGCGGAGAGCATACACGATGCTCGCCTTCATGACGCACGCCTATGTCTGGGGCGGCGACAAACCCGAAGAG GTCCTCCCACCTTCCATCACCATTCCCTTTCTCCGAATCGCCGACCACCTGGAGCTCCCTCCCGTCCTCACCTATGCCGCCGCCAACCTGTGGAACTTTTCCTGCTCCGGCCATGATTTCTCCAACCTCGAGCACCTCACCACCCTCTTCTCCTTCACCGGGACCGAGTCCGAAGCCTGGTTCCTCCTCATCAGCGTCGCCatggaggccaaggccgccggcatcctccAGACCATGATGGCGGCCCTCGAGTCCGTCAAGGAACGTGATTACGATGCCGTCACCTTTGCCCTCAGAGAGCTGCGCGCCTGCATCGACGGTGTCAGCGCCCTTCTCGAGCGCATGTACGAGAAGTGCGACCCCATGGTCTTCTATCACCAGATCCgccccttcctcgccggcagcaAGAACATGGAGGCCGCCGGTCTGCCCCGCGGCGTCTTCtacgacgagggcgacggcaagggcgagTGGAGGCAGCtccgcggcggcagcaacggccAGAGCTCGCTCATCCAGTTCTTcgacgtcatcctcggcgtcgagcaccaCGCCCACGGCGGTGGCAACCGCAACCCGAACGGTCACACGAACGGTCACGCAAACGGTCACGCAAATGGGCACGCAAATGGGCACACACACGGTCACACACACGGTCACACACACGGTCACACACACGGTCACACACACGACCACACAAATGCCAACGGCAACTCCGCGGCTGCGCCGAAAAGCTTTCTCACCGAGGTCCGCGACTACATGCCCGGCCCCCaccgccgcttcctcgtTCATGCCGCTCGCATGGGAAGCATTCGGGAGCTCGCTCTCGTaccaccgacgacggacgaacAGCGTCGCCTTCGGGACGCCTACTCTGCTGCCACGGACGCTCTGAGTTGCTTCCGCGACAAGCACATACAGATTGTCACCCGGTACATTATCCTGCCTTCGAAGCAGGCCTGGAACGGCCCAGGCCGACAGAACCTCGCgagcgcttcctcgtcgaagcaggccgccggcgagctgaCCGGTACCGGCGGCACCATGCTCGTACCCTTTTTAAAAAAGACGCGGGATGAGACTTCCCAGGCCGGTCGCCTAATGCGATAG